In the Corynebacterium gerontici genome, one interval contains:
- the trxA gene encoding thioredoxin: MAKPITITQDNFREVVIDADKPVLVDFWAEWCGPCKKLGPIIDEVAEELDGEAVVGKVDVDAQRNLGAMFQIMSIPTVLIFSGGEKVAEFVGVKPKAALVEALRKHA, encoded by the coding sequence ATGGCGAAGCCGATCACCATTACTCAAGACAATTTCCGCGAAGTCGTCATCGACGCTGACAAGCCGGTGCTGGTGGATTTCTGGGCCGAATGGTGTGGCCCCTGCAAGAAACTCGGCCCGATCATTGATGAGGTTGCCGAAGAACTCGACGGCGAGGCCGTTGTGGGCAAGGTGGACGTGGATGCGCAGCGCAACCTTGGTGCCATGTTCCAGATCATGTCCATCCCAACCGTGCTGATTTTCTCGGGTGGAGAAAAGGTGGCGGAGTTTGTTGGAGTTAAACCCAAGGCCGCGCTTGTCGAGGCACTGCGTAAGCACGCCTAG